The following are from one region of the Lentimicrobiaceae bacterium genome:
- the murB gene encoding UDP-N-acetylmuramate dehydrogenase — protein MNTIPSLTLQHNVNLKSFNTFGMNVSALDFVEITDETQLPALLRMINQYQGKVLFMGGGSNMLFTGNFNGLVVRILTKGIEIVDQDDEFVYVRAMAGEVWDDFVQYCVRMNYGGLENLSLIPGNVGSSPLQNIGAYGAEIKDTFYMLDAVSLRTGEFREFYTDECDFGYRSSVFKHELKGQYLILSVTFRLRKNPLLNVSYGAIAAELEKMGESPSVKSIARAVCNIRRSKLPDPLEIGNAGSFFKNPVVDKAMFEKLKLAFPDMPAYQAPEGYKLAAGWLIEKCGWKGFRKGDAGVHAHQALVLVNYGNAGGIEILELSRQIIDSVSHKFNVILEPEVNII, from the coding sequence ATGAACACAATCCCATCCTTAACGCTTCAGCATAATGTTAATCTGAAGTCTTTCAATACATTCGGCATGAATGTGAGTGCGCTTGATTTTGTCGAAATCACTGACGAAACCCAACTTCCTGCGCTATTGCGTATGATAAATCAATACCAGGGAAAGGTTCTTTTTATGGGAGGAGGCAGTAATATGCTTTTTACAGGGAATTTCAATGGCCTTGTGGTAAGAATATTAACCAAAGGAATTGAGATTGTGGATCAGGACGATGAATTTGTTTACGTGCGGGCTATGGCAGGTGAAGTATGGGATGATTTTGTCCAGTATTGTGTCAGAATGAATTATGGTGGCCTTGAAAATTTGAGTCTGATTCCTGGTAATGTTGGAAGTAGCCCGCTTCAGAACATCGGAGCCTATGGTGCCGAAATAAAGGATACTTTTTATATGCTCGATGCTGTGTCATTGCGCACCGGCGAGTTTCGTGAGTTTTATACTGATGAATGTGATTTTGGATACCGCAGCAGTGTATTTAAGCATGAGCTCAAAGGGCAATATCTGATACTTTCAGTGACTTTCCGATTGAGAAAAAACCCATTGCTGAATGTTTCCTATGGTGCTATTGCTGCCGAACTTGAGAAAATGGGCGAGAGCCCGTCGGTAAAATCAATAGCCAGGGCAGTGTGTAATATTCGTAGAAGCAAGTTGCCCGACCCCCTTGAGATTGGCAATGCCGGAAGTTTTTTTAAGAATCCGGTGGTAGATAAGGCTATGTTTGAAAAATTAAAACTTGCTTTTCCTGATATGCCTGCTTATCAGGCCCCTGAAGGTTATAAACTGGCTGCCGGATGGCTCATTGAAAAGTGCGGATGGAAGGGGTTTCGCAAAGGAGATGCTGGTGTTCATGCACATCAGGCTTTGGTGCTGGTTAATTATGGAAATGCCGGTGGCATTGAAATTCTGGAACTTTCAAGGCAAATTATCGATTCAGTAAGTCATAAATTTAATGTGATACTCGAACCCGAAGTTAACATTATTTGA
- a CDS encoding sodium/proline symporter, with protein sequence MNPALVGFIVYLLAMLAIGLITYASNESNHDYFLGGRKMNPWVVALSERTSGESAWLLLGLPGAALAMGIVELWTALGCLLGIFFYWYAIAFRLRRLSESFNAITLPDVFANHFQQGGFIIRFVAMVIIVFFFTFYLAAQFNGAGKVLFVTFGIPPLTGMIIGASVIILYTMLGGFLAVVWTDFAQGILMFVALVILPVAGLVEVYSGGHSLNQALSGFGGHYLSITGGKSGWAAVAVVIGGLSWAFGYMGQPHLLTKFMSIKDPDKLKTSRKIAFIWAVPAFSGAMVIGLAGLALYGQGYFTDVEQVMPHLATSLLPHWIAGILISAAIAAMMSTADSQLLVISSTVSEDFCHHILGLHLSSRVMVRLSRVVTLSVGLVAFLIAITSDKLIFSMVSYAWSGLGASFGPPILLMLWWNKITWKGVLAGMLTGSVSTVVWSEISWLDQLISVRFASFILALAAVVLVSLLTGKKSNLSHA encoded by the coding sequence ATGAATCCTGCTCTGGTTGGTTTTATTGTTTACTTGCTGGCAATGCTGGCTATCGGATTGATTACATATGCCAGCAATGAGTCTAACCACGATTACTTTTTGGGAGGACGTAAAATGAATCCCTGGGTGGTGGCGCTTTCAGAGCGCACTTCGGGTGAGTCGGCCTGGCTTTTGCTCGGACTTCCGGGTGCTGCGCTCGCTATGGGCATAGTTGAACTTTGGACGGCTCTTGGATGCTTGTTGGGAATTTTCTTTTACTGGTATGCCATAGCCTTCAGGTTGCGAAGACTCTCAGAGAGTTTTAATGCCATAACATTACCTGATGTTTTTGCCAATCATTTTCAACAAGGTGGTTTCATCATTCGCTTTGTTGCTATGGTGATTATTGTTTTCTTCTTTACATTTTATCTTGCTGCTCAATTCAACGGAGCAGGCAAAGTGTTGTTTGTGACATTTGGAATTCCGCCTCTGACCGGAATGATAATAGGAGCATCGGTGATAATTCTTTACACGATGCTGGGCGGTTTTCTGGCGGTTGTGTGGACTGATTTTGCACAAGGTATATTGATGTTTGTTGCACTGGTAATTCTACCTGTGGCAGGTTTGGTTGAAGTTTATTCAGGTGGTCATTCGCTGAACCAGGCTTTAAGTGGTTTCGGAGGACATTATCTGAGTATTACAGGCGGTAAGTCAGGATGGGCAGCGGTTGCAGTAGTAATTGGCGGACTAAGCTGGGCTTTCGGTTATATGGGCCAGCCTCATTTGCTAACGAAGTTTATGTCTATCAAAGATCCCGACAAACTGAAAACAAGCAGAAAAATTGCATTTATCTGGGCTGTGCCCGCATTTTCGGGAGCCATGGTGATTGGCCTTGCTGGTTTGGCTTTATACGGGCAAGGTTATTTTACCGATGTTGAGCAAGTTATGCCTCATCTGGCAACCAGTCTGCTTCCTCATTGGATTGCCGGTATTCTTATTTCAGCAGCTATTGCCGCTATGATGTCAACAGCCGATAGTCAATTGCTGGTCATCTCTTCAACTGTTTCTGAAGATTTTTGCCATCATATTCTTGGGCTCCATCTTTCTTCACGAGTTATGGTCAGACTTAGCAGAGTGGTGACTCTTTCGGTAGGGCTTGTTGCTTTTTTAATTGCCATTACTTCAGATAAACTCATATTTTCAATGGTTTCTTACGCATGGTCGGGCCTGGGAGCTTCTTTTGGGCCTCCCATACTGCTGATGTTGTGGTGGAATAAAATTACCTGGAAAGGGGTGCTGGCCGGAATGCTAACAGGCTCAGTATCAACTGTTGTCTGGTCGGAAATCAGCTGGCTTGATCAATTAATTTCTGTCAGATTTGCATCTTTCATACTGGCACTGGCAGCTGTGGTTCTGGTAAGTTTATTAACAGGTAAAAAATCAAATCTGTCTCATGCATGA
- a CDS encoding glycosyltransferase family 4 protein, whose product MKIAVNTRLLLNGRLEGIGWFTFENLKRMVISHPEHEFYFIFDRPFHQEFIFGNNVHPVVTGPQARHPFLYYIWFEISVRFVLKRIKPDIFLSPDGYLSLGSKIPSLTVFHDLNFEHYPKDVPLAERLYYRHFFRKYAKKANRIATVSEFSKKDISQQYGIDADKIDVVYNGANESYLPVSDETKLHTRDKYTNGHPYFFFIGALHPRKNLINLFRAYDLFREQDRSHTKLLIGGARKWWTGEIASVFNQMKYKNDVIFAGRLESSDMRNVMGSATALTYVSYFEGFGIPIIEAFRCAVPVITSNVTSMPEIAGNAALLIDPFNPEDIAMAMEKISTDESLRMNLIQAGSVRAQIFTWDKSAERLWESIRKTIAHA is encoded by the coding sequence TTGAAAATTGCAGTTAACACGCGTTTGTTATTGAACGGCAGGCTTGAAGGGATAGGATGGTTTACATTTGAGAATCTCAAAAGGATGGTGATTTCTCATCCTGAGCATGAATTCTATTTCATATTTGACCGACCTTTTCATCAGGAGTTTATCTTTGGAAACAATGTTCATCCGGTTGTTACAGGACCTCAGGCTCGTCATCCGTTTTTATATTATATTTGGTTTGAGATTTCAGTAAGATTTGTTTTAAAGCGTATAAAGCCTGATATTTTCCTTTCACCTGACGGATATCTTTCTTTAGGCTCAAAAATACCCTCACTTACTGTTTTTCACGATTTGAATTTTGAACATTATCCTAAAGACGTTCCTTTAGCCGAACGGTTGTATTACCGGCATTTTTTCAGAAAATACGCAAAAAAAGCAAATCGGATTGCAACCGTATCTGAATTCTCAAAAAAAGACATTTCCCAACAATACGGCATTGATGCTGATAAAATTGATGTGGTATACAATGGCGCCAATGAAAGTTACTTACCTGTGAGTGATGAAACCAAACTTCATACACGCGACAAATATACCAACGGGCATCCATATTTCTTTTTCATAGGAGCCTTACACCCTCGCAAAAACCTGATTAATCTTTTCAGGGCATATGATTTGTTCAGAGAGCAGGACAGAAGTCATACAAAGCTTTTGATTGGAGGTGCCCGTAAGTGGTGGACAGGCGAGATTGCTTCCGTTTTTAACCAGATGAAATATAAGAATGACGTTATTTTCGCTGGCAGATTAGAATCAAGCGACATGCGCAATGTGATGGGTTCGGCTACAGCACTCACCTATGTATCTTATTTTGAAGGCTTTGGAATCCCCATCATTGAAGCTTTCCGATGTGCAGTGCCGGTAATTACGTCTAATGTGACCTCCATGCCTGAAATTGCAGGAAATGCAGCCTTGCTGATAGATCCGTTTAACCCTGAAGACATCGCAATGGCGATGGAAAAAATTTCAACAGATGAATCTTTACGCATGAATCTCATTCAGGCTGGTTCGGTCAGAGCTCAAATATTTACCTGGGACAAATCAGCCGAACGACTTTGGGAATCCATCAGGAAAACCATAGCTCATGCATGA
- a CDS encoding oligosaccharide flippase family protein, whose product MQRKFFTNLGFLLFLNLLVKPFWIFGIDRTVQNVVGAEDFGFYFVVFNFSFLFNILLDFGITNFNNRNIAQNSQLLNKHFSSILIMKILLAVVYFLITFAAGLLWGYRGAELRMLAFLGFNQFLISFVLYLRSNISALFLFKTDSIISVLDRIIMIGICSVLLWGRATGSVFKIEWFVYAQTSAYVLTALVALIIVVKKASFRRLNWNFPFFMLIMKQSLPFAILVLLMTFYNRIDSVMIERLLGGVQGKEQSGIYAHAYRLLDASNNIAYLFAILLLPLFARQIKLREKVDNLVKLSFTLLFVVSVILAVSSYFYSFQIMDLLYDHLIMESASVFAVLMGCFVAISTTYVFGTLLTANGNLKQLNLLAGGGMLLNLVLNVLLIPRYGALGSAWTSLITQSLMAVLQVILAVVYFKMKPNFRYLTSLVLFVIGVIVINIFSLQLHLNWVHAFFLMLSLSFLLAVSLQLLNIKNFIKIVADNKK is encoded by the coding sequence ATGCAACGTAAGTTTTTTACCAACCTTGGTTTTCTTCTTTTTCTGAATCTGCTGGTTAAGCCATTCTGGATTTTTGGCATTGACAGAACTGTGCAAAACGTGGTTGGTGCCGAGGATTTTGGGTTTTATTTTGTCGTTTTCAATTTCTCCTTTCTTTTTAATATTCTCCTTGATTTTGGAATTACCAATTTCAATAACAGAAATATTGCGCAAAATAGTCAGTTGCTGAATAAGCACTTTTCCAGTATTCTCATTATGAAGATATTACTGGCGGTGGTGTATTTTCTCATTACTTTTGCAGCCGGATTGTTATGGGGATACAGGGGGGCAGAATTGCGCATGCTTGCCTTCCTGGGGTTCAATCAATTTTTGATTTCTTTTGTGTTGTACCTCCGGTCTAATATCTCAGCGCTCTTCCTTTTTAAAACTGATAGCATTATTTCTGTGCTCGACAGGATTATCATGATTGGCATTTGCAGCGTCTTGTTATGGGGCAGAGCAACGGGATCCGTCTTTAAAATCGAATGGTTTGTATATGCCCAAACCTCTGCATATGTATTGACTGCGCTTGTGGCTTTGATCATTGTTGTTAAAAAAGCCTCATTCAGAAGATTAAACTGGAATTTTCCCTTCTTCATGCTTATTATGAAGCAAAGCCTGCCATTTGCTATATTGGTGCTGCTCATGACTTTTTACAATCGCATTGATTCTGTGATGATTGAACGTTTGTTGGGAGGTGTTCAGGGAAAGGAACAGTCCGGAATATATGCGCATGCATATCGTTTGCTCGATGCTTCCAATAATATTGCCTATTTGTTTGCCATTTTACTTCTGCCTTTGTTTGCCAGACAGATAAAGTTGAGGGAGAAAGTTGATAATTTGGTGAAACTTTCCTTTACATTGCTTTTTGTTGTTTCGGTAATTCTGGCCGTGTCTTCCTATTTTTACAGTTTTCAGATTATGGATTTGTTGTACGATCATCTGATAATGGAATCGGCTTCCGTTTTTGCTGTATTAATGGGGTGTTTTGTTGCCATTTCAACCACATATGTTTTTGGAACTCTGCTAACAGCTAACGGAAATCTCAAGCAGTTGAATTTGCTGGCTGGCGGTGGAATGTTGTTAAATCTGGTACTGAATGTTTTGCTTATTCCGCGATATGGCGCACTGGGCTCAGCATGGACCAGCCTCATTACTCAAAGCCTGATGGCTGTTTTGCAGGTTATTCTTGCTGTTGTTTACTTTAAAATGAAACCGAATTTCAGATATTTAACTTCTCTGGTTCTTTTTGTGATAGGGGTCATCGTTATCAACATTTTCTCACTTCAGCTTCATTTAAACTGGGTACATGCATTTTTTCTTATGCTGAGTTTATCGTTTTTACTGGCTGTCAGTCTGCAATTGCTCAATATAAAGAATTTTATAAAAATTGTGGCCGACAATAAGAAATGA